AGCTCATCGACGAGGCCGTCGCGCGCTTCCACGTCGACGAAACCTTCGCGCCGTTCGTGTCGTGGTGTCGCGAGCGCGAGATCGAAGTATCCGTTGTTTCCGACGGTTTCGGCTTCTACATCGAGCGCATGCTCGGCGCGGCGGGTGTCGAGGGCGTCCCCGTGCTCACCAACCGCACCGTGTTCGGCGGCGGGCTCCCGCGGCTGGAGTTCCCGTTCGCGCACGGCGAATGCATCGGGTGCGGGACCTGCAAGATGCGGGCCGTGCTCGAGGCTCGGGAGCGCACCGGTGGTCCGGTCGCGTTCGTCGGCGAGGGACACACGGACCGTTACGGCGCCCTGTACGCCGACCTCGTGTTCGCGAAGAAGCATCTTCCTGCGCTGTGCGACGAGATGGGCGTGCCTTACGTGGCGTGGGACACCTTCGCCGACATCCGTGACGCGCTGAACGCGGGGGTGGAGTTCACGGACCGTCCGGCGCCCGAGCGGTGTCCGGGTTGGACCCTCCCGCGAACGGAAGCGTGACCCAAAAGTGGCCCATCCAGGCACGTTTTGGGCCAAGCTTTGGTGGATCGAGCAGAAACGGTCACGAACCAGCCGGCCGAAGCGGCGAGCGAACGGCGACCTCTTTCGCCCAGCGGTAGTCGGGCTTCCCGACCGGCGTTCGGACGACCGCATCGACCAGCACGAGCTTGCGCGGGAGCTTGTACCCGGCGACCTTCGCGCGGCAGTGCTCCTGAATCTCCTCGAGGGTCACCTCCGCGCCCGGCCGCGGCTGCACGACCGCGGCGATGCGTTCGACGAACCGCTCGTCTGGGATCCCGACGACGACCACGTCGAAGACGCCGTGGTGGGACTTGACGGCCGCCTCGACCTCCTCGGGGTAGACCTTCTCGCCGCCGGTGTTGATGCACACCGAGCCGCGCCCGAAGAAGGCGATCATGCCGTCGGCATCGACGGAAGCCATGTCGCCGGTCAGCGCCCAGCGCTTGCCGTCGGGATCCTTTACGAACACGGACGCGGATTTCGCCGGGTCGTTGTAGTAGCCGAGCGGGATGTTCCCGCTGCGCGCGAGCGTGCCGATCCGGCCCGAGCCCGGCTCGACCGGCCGGAGATCGTCGCCCAGCACCGCGATCGACGCGCCGACCGCCATCTGCGGACCCTTCGACGCGTCGACGACCTGGCCGCCGGCGCCGGTCTCGCTCGTCCCGAAACCGTCCCAGATCCCGGCGTTGGGGAGGTGCGCGCGGAGCTGCTCGCGCACCGGCTCCGACAGGATCGCGCCTCCGGATCCGATCACGAACACGCTCGAGACGTCGTAGCTCGCCCCGGGTTTCGCGAGCGCTTCCGCCAGCGGCCGCGCCATCGCGTCGCCGACGACCATCACCTGGTTGCAGCGCTCGCGTTCGACCAGACGCCAGATCGCGTCGGCGTCGAATGTTCGTCCCGTGTAGAGCACGATCGTCCCGCCGCCGAAGAACGTGATGAACGTCATCCACTGCCCGCCGCCGTGCATCATCGGCGCGTTGACGACCGGGACCATGCGGTTCTCCTCGGGCAAGACGCGGCCGGCGAGCTCCTCGGGCGACGTGATCGGGTCGAGCCCGAACCCGCCGCCGCCGAGCGCCGCGAAGAAGATGTCCTCGTGCCGCCAGACGACGCCCTTCGGAAGGCCGGTCGTCCCGCCCGTGTACAGCACGTAGTGATCGTCGGACGAGCGCGGCGCGAAGTCGCGCGCGGGCGACGAGTCGGCGATCGCCTCCTCGTACTCGTCGCCGATCTCGAGCACGGCCTCGACCCGCGGCAGCCGTCCGCGGATCTGCTCGAGAACGTCCGCGAACTCGGGCTCGCGGATCACCGCGACGACGTCGGCGTTGTCCAGCACGTAGTGGAGCTCGTCGGCGACGTAGCGGAAGTTCACGTTGATCGGGACGGCGCGCAGCTTGAAGCACGCGATCATCGCCTCGATCCACTCGACGCGGTTGTAGGAGATGATCGCCACGTGCTCGCCGGGGTCGACGCCGCGCGCCGCGAGGGCGTGCGCGAGCCGGTTCGTCCGCTCGTCGAGCTCGCGGTAGGTTCGGCGTTGGTCGCCGGCGACGAGCGCGAGCCGTTCGGGGACGACGTCGGCAACGATCTCGAAGAGATCGGCGAGCGAGTAGGTGCGGTCGCTCATGCGATCGCGCCCTGCTGCTTGAGCGCGGCGATCTCGGCGGCGTCGAATCCCCAGTCGGCCAGGGCTTCGTCGGTGTGCTGACCCGCGCTCGGCGCCGGCCGCGCGATCGCGCCCGGCGTGCGGCTCAGCCGCGGGGCCGGGCCCGGCTGTGGGATCCCGTCCGCGGGGGTGACGTACGTTCCGCGCGCGACGTTGTGCGGGTGGTTCTTCGCTTCGGTCCAAGTAAGGACCGGCGAGACAAGCGCGTCCGTTCCCTCGAGCGCCGTGCTCCATTCCTCGCGGGTCCTCGTCCGGAAGATCTCGGCGAACCGCTTTCGCATCTCGGGCCAGGAGGCGACGTCCATCTGCTCGGGTAGATCTTCGCCGGAAAGGCCGAGCCCGGCGATGAGCGCCGCGTAGAACTGCGGCTCGATCGCGCCGACCGCCACGTACTGCCCGTCGGCGCACTCGTAGACGTT
The nucleotide sequence above comes from Actinomycetota bacterium. Encoded proteins:
- a CDS encoding MtnX-like HAD-IB family phosphatase, with protein sequence MLPRAILCDFDGTMVDEDVSEQLLATHGSPEWEEIDREFMRGDIGSRECAQRQIALLGGSRAELIDEAVARFHVDETFAPFVSWCREREIEVSVVSDGFGFYIERMLGAAGVEGVPVLTNRTVFGGGLPRLEFPFAHGECIGCGTCKMRAVLEARERTGGPVAFVGEGHTDRYGALYADLVFAKKHLPALCDEMGVPYVAWDTFADIRDALNAGVEFTDRPAPERCPGWTLPRTEA
- a CDS encoding acyl-CoA synthetase, with protein sequence MSDRTYSLADLFEIVADVVPERLALVAGDQRRTYRELDERTNRLAHALAARGVDPGEHVAIISYNRVEWIEAMIACFKLRAVPINVNFRYVADELHYVLDNADVVAVIREPEFADVLEQIRGRLPRVEAVLEIGDEYEEAIADSSPARDFAPRSSDDHYVLYTGGTTGLPKGVVWRHEDIFFAALGGGGFGLDPITSPEELAGRVLPEENRMVPVVNAPMMHGGGQWMTFITFFGGGTIVLYTGRTFDADAIWRLVERERCNQVMVVGDAMARPLAEALAKPGASYDVSSVFVIGSGGAILSEPVREQLRAHLPNAGIWDGFGTSETGAGGQVVDASKGPQMAVGASIAVLGDDLRPVEPGSGRIGTLARSGNIPLGYYNDPAKSASVFVKDPDGKRWALTGDMASVDADGMIAFFGRGSVCINTGGEKVYPEEVEAAVKSHHGVFDVVVVGIPDERFVERIAAVVQPRPGAEVTLEEIQEHCRAKVAGYKLPRKLVLVDAVVRTPVGKPDYRWAKEVAVRSPLRPAGS